A single window of Bradyrhizobium daqingense DNA harbors:
- a CDS encoding L-lactate permease: MWNQIYDPLNSPVLSTIAAAVPVVMLLVLIASGRVQAHIAAIIAVIVANLITIFVFTMPANMSIRASVLGIVTGFFPIGWIVLNVIFLYQVTVSTGRFELLKRAVGGVTEDRRLQLLLIAFSFGAFFEGASGFGTPVAITGAVLIGLGFSPLAASGLSLIANTAPVAYGALGTPIQGLSSVTGLDPYILGAMVGRQLPVFSLIVPFWVVWAFAGWRGMKDVWPAILVTGLSFAIPQFVISNYINPWIVDIGASLISMGALILFLKVWQPKQLWLSPALRGRDESAATMAAAKPLDKTPLTQSEMFNALLPWIIVCVVMLIWGNGGFKAWANSIFVWNYHVPELDQMINKVPPVAAKPTPEAAVFGFTYLSFTGTGMLIAAIISGFLMGVGPGRLLTEYGRTIRLCAISLITISAMLAIGTLTRLSGVDATLGLAFAATGVLYPFFGTLLGWLGVALTGSDTASNVLFGNLQKITSEQLGLSPILMAAANSSGGVMGKMIDAQSIVVASTATNWYGHEGTILRFVFWHSIVLACLVGVLVTLQAYVWPFTALVLK; the protein is encoded by the coding sequence ATGTGGAATCAGATCTATGATCCGCTGAACAGCCCGGTGCTGTCGACCATTGCGGCGGCGGTGCCCGTCGTCATGCTGCTGGTCCTGATCGCGAGCGGCCGCGTCCAGGCCCACATCGCGGCGATCATCGCCGTGATCGTGGCGAACCTGATCACGATCTTCGTCTTCACCATGCCGGCCAACATGTCGATCCGCGCCTCGGTGCTGGGCATCGTCACCGGCTTCTTCCCCATCGGCTGGATCGTCCTCAACGTCATCTTTCTCTACCAGGTGACGGTGAGTACCGGACGCTTCGAACTGCTGAAGCGCGCCGTCGGCGGCGTCACCGAGGACCGGCGGCTGCAATTGCTGCTGATCGCGTTCTCGTTCGGCGCGTTCTTCGAGGGCGCCTCGGGCTTCGGCACGCCGGTCGCGATCACCGGCGCGGTGTTGATCGGGCTCGGCTTCTCGCCGCTCGCAGCGTCCGGCCTGTCGCTGATCGCCAACACCGCGCCGGTCGCCTATGGCGCGCTGGGCACGCCGATCCAGGGCCTTAGCTCTGTCACCGGACTCGATCCCTACATCCTCGGCGCCATGGTCGGCCGGCAATTGCCGGTCTTCTCGCTGATCGTGCCGTTCTGGGTGGTGTGGGCGTTCGCGGGCTGGAGAGGCATGAAGGACGTCTGGCCGGCGATCCTCGTCACGGGCCTCTCGTTCGCCATCCCCCAATTCGTGATCTCGAACTACATCAATCCCTGGATCGTCGACATCGGGGCGTCGCTGATCTCGATGGGGGCGCTGATCCTGTTCCTGAAGGTCTGGCAGCCGAAGCAGCTCTGGCTGTCGCCGGCGCTGCGCGGCCGCGACGAGTCCGCCGCCACCATGGCGGCGGCAAAGCCACTCGACAAGACGCCGCTCACGCAGAGCGAGATGTTCAACGCGCTGTTGCCGTGGATCATCGTCTGCGTCGTGATGCTGATCTGGGGTAACGGCGGCTTCAAGGCCTGGGCGAATTCGATCTTCGTCTGGAACTATCACGTTCCCGAACTGGACCAGATGATCAACAAGGTGCCGCCGGTGGCGGCCAAGCCGACGCCGGAGGCCGCGGTGTTCGGCTTCACCTACCTGTCCTTCACCGGCACGGGCATGTTGATCGCGGCGATCATCTCCGGCTTCCTGATGGGCGTCGGTCCCGGCCGGCTCCTGACCGAGTACGGCCGCACCATCCGGCTGTGCGCGATCTCGCTGATCACGATCTCGGCGATGCTCGCGATCGGCACCTTGACGCGCCTGTCCGGCGTCGACGCGACGCTCGGTCTCGCCTTCGCCGCCACCGGCGTGCTCTATCCCTTCTTCGGCACGCTGCTCGGCTGGCTCGGCGTGGCGCTGACGGGATCGGACACCGCCTCCAACGTGCTGTTCGGAAACCTGCAGAAGATCACCTCCGAACAGCTCGGCCTGTCGCCGATTTTGATGGCTGCGGCGAACTCATCGGGCGGCGTGATGGGCAAGATGATCGACGCGCAGTCGATCGTGGTCGCCTCCACCGCCACCAATTGGTACGGCCATGAGGGCACGATCCTGCGCTTCGTATTCTGGCATTCGATCGTGCTGGCCTGTCTCGTCGGTGTGCTCGTGACGTTGCAGGCCTATGTCTGGCCGTTCACGGCGCTGGTGCTGAAGTAG
- a CDS encoding META domain-containing protein — protein MVSRLRLVCAAIAMLAMSTLVHAQEGFPFGTEMTLEALPQAGSKRIPNIEIGDNGEVVLELWCKGGKGQFSVAGNTVIFVPGQIQDRNCPPARAQADDELVAALSSVETWKRQGDMLTLIGPKPLRFRTTGN, from the coding sequence ATGGTTTCGCGTCTGCGATTGGTGTGTGCGGCGATTGCAATGCTCGCGATGTCCACGCTCGTGCATGCCCAGGAAGGGTTCCCCTTCGGCACCGAGATGACGCTGGAAGCGTTGCCGCAAGCAGGCTCGAAGCGGATTCCGAACATCGAGATCGGCGACAATGGCGAGGTCGTGCTCGAGCTCTGGTGCAAGGGCGGCAAGGGCCAGTTCTCGGTCGCCGGCAACACCGTGATCTTCGTCCCCGGTCAGATCCAGGACCGCAACTGCCCGCCGGCGCGAGCGCAGGCCGATGACGAGCTCGTGGCCGCACTGAGCAGCGTCGAGACCTGGAAGCGTCAGGGCGACATGCTCACGCTGATCGGTCCGAAGCCGCTGCGCTTTCGGACGACGGGCAATTGA